Within Ascochyta rabiei chromosome 4, complete sequence, the genomic segment CAGAGCAGCAGAGCGGACAGTCGCGTGCCCGTGCTTGTGACAGCCATTGACGCGCCCACAGCGCTCGTATGCCTCGGACTACGTCGGTCTCGCCATCCTGGTCGGCGGGTACATCGTAGTGCGTAGCCCGTCCGCCATGTTACAGCAACGTATGCGACTGACAAAGCAGCTCCAGATGCAGTTCCTCGCCGAGCCCTTCCACCGCATGTTCTACCTCGACGACCTGCGCATCGCCTACCCGCACGCCGTGACGGAGCGCGTCAACGTCGCCTGGCTGTTCATCTACGCCGGCGCCGTCCCGCTCGGCGTCCTCGTTGCATGGGCGCTCGCCACCCGCCCCGGCGCCCACAAGGCCCACGTCACGCTGCTCGGCTGGCTGGTCAGCATGATCCTGACGCTGTTCCTGACCGACGTGGTCAAGAATGCCGTTGGCCGCCCACGCCCGGATCTGCTGTCGCGCTGCAAACCCGCTCCTGGCACGCCCGCGCACACCTTGGTCACGTTCGAGGTGTGCACGGAGACGGACCACCATGTGCTGCATGACGGCTGGCGCAGTTTCCCCTCGGGGCATAGCAGCTTCTCCTTCAGCGGGCTGGGCTATCTGAGTCTGGTGATTGCGGGGCAGTGCCATGTCTATCGACCGCGGGCAGACCTGGCGCGTGTCCTGCTTGCCCTTGCGCCGCTGCTAGGCGCCGCTCTCATCGCCATCAGTCGGTGCGAGGACTACAGACACGACGTGTACGACGTGAGTGTGGGTTCGCTGCTGGGCATCTCCGTCGCCCACTACACGTACAGGCGCTACTACCCAGCGCTGAGGAGCCGCGACTGCGCTACTCCGTATCCGAACCCGGCAGACGACAAGGGCTTCGCCAAGATCAAGGACGAGGAGAGCATTAGAGGAGCGCAGGAGTTTGAGCTGGCTGGCttcgacgaggacgacgaggagagGGAGAGCAGGCCTCTTAATGGACGAAGatgatgaagaagaagaaaaagaagaagaagaagaagaagaagaagaagaagaagaagaagaagaagaagaagaagaagaagaagaagaagaagaagaataaaaGTGCTTAGCTTTGTGGACTGTGACCTCTCAGGATGCTATCCACTGACCCCGTCATTACGATTGATATCCCGCACTCCTGACGCCCGCTCCTCGCTGTGAGTGCCACACATACACCACTCATAACAAGTCCCCTGTTCAATCCGTATCCCAGCTCTTCCTCCCCGTGATCCACTTGAAACTGGCACACCACCCTTCCGCCTCGCCTCGCTCCGACCTCTCCACCCACTCTACAATCTCTTGCTGCGCACGCGCTATATCCGCCCTGACCTCCTCAGCGCTCCAAACCCGTTCTTTGTCCCCGTATTTGGTCAGCAGTCGTAGCAGACTGGCCTCAAACCCTTCCATGACGACAACCAGCATCAGCTTGCCCACCCTCTTCTGCTCTTCGTCTGCCGCCCACTGCCCCAGGGGAACGTTGACGTGGGTCGTCTTGATGTCCGTGAAGCCTGCTTCCTCGAGGTAGGAGGGGTGCATGTAGAACAGGCCGAGCGGACGTCCGGATTTGAACGACGCTTCCATCATGGATGCGTAGAGCTTGCGCAACGTGGGTACGGGAAAGAGGGATGAGTCGGATGTTGCGTGCTCCATAGGCACGGCTCCCATGTCCCAGTCGGCGACTTCAATCCACCCGCCTGGCGATAGGCTCTTGTGGATTTCCGCGTACACTTCCTCCCAGTGTGAAAACGCGCCCTTCATGTTCCGGAGATGTATCATCTCGTACGGCTCGCTGAAGTGCCACCCAGGTTCTCGTCGCGAGTGCACATGGTAGGGGTCCATGGCAAGCGACTCGATCGAAGTCGAGGGGTGTGTCATGGATTCGTTGAACTCAATCCTTTCTGGTGATTTTGGTGGAGAAGGCAAGGGTATCCGGTTCGTCATGTCGCGGAAAAAGTCGAAGTGGGAGAGCGTCATCGCCAGATCCTCTGCATGTGCATCGGTGCCCCAGATGTCGAGATCGTCCAGTTCCCAAGTCACATCGGCGCTACCCATAGTGGCTTCTGTCGTGTCGAGGTCCCACTGCGTCAGGTCGATGCCAACGACTGCCGCCTGTGGATGTGTCTGCGCCATTGCCACAGCCCAATGCCCCGGTCCCGTACCAAGATCCAGTATCCTCCGGGCCGAAGGCAACAGCCTCGTGGTCGTCAATCGCCCTTGCAAGGCATGTACGAATATCTGGTGTTGAAAGAACAATCGGTCTTGCTCTTTCAAGTCGCTACCAAAAACACATGGGTTGAAGTAGGTTTCATTGCCATAAGTGCGGCCATTCTCGTGTACATATTCGAGATCTTCCAATGTTACAGTGCGAACCGAACAACTGCAGAATGGTCATTAGTCGGGATATTCACTCTGTGAGAAAATCATCATGGTCTGGAAATATGACTGGACGAGATGGGGAATCATGTTTGAATTCATGTGGTATACAACTTACACGGATTCGACAGAGGTGGAGCTCCCTGAATCAGCTCGCGAGCGTTTGGATGCGGCCGTGTCATGTCCAACCAGAGTGTCGGGATGTGGCTGTCCCCCTTCCATGGTCTCGGGAAGGAGGTCAATCTAATCCGCCTGTGAATCAAGTGGTGACGAACGTTGAGGACGTCCAAATCCTTTTACTCCGACTTGTGTCCTCTTTGAAAGTTGTGTATGCGCAATCTGAGAAGAGGGGCGCTGACTTGGATGTTGCAGACCCTCGACAATGGCGGCTCGACCGACTAGCGCATGGTCTCGTTGAGCTTGCGGAGCCTTACAGCGAAACCCAAGTTTAGTCTAACAACGAGCCGCTCCGAACTATGAGCGGTACGTCAGATTGCCGAAGGCATGACTTTTGACGTTGCACCGAACGGCCCTGCTGACCTCCTGATTACACACCTTGAAACCTCAGTCTGAATGGACACGGGCTGCCGGCGAGAAGCGTCCATGAAGTAGCGTACTGCGCGCTAGGCATGCACCGACTCTTGAGACAGGCAGGCGGGCAGACAGACGAACACGCAGTAGCTGCAGCAGATTAAATTGCACGATGCATTGAGTTAGCTCGGATCCTTTGTAGTATACGAAGCTGGCGTGTGCAATGTAGATCCTCGGCGCTGCGGCAAAGGTTGCGAGGATGTAAAGACGGAGGTACTCCTCGTAGTTGATAAGCTGTTCGGCGCCGTGTATGCATGCTGGGCCGCCCCTCGGGTTCTCCTAGACGGAGGGGCATGATGCTGGACCTGTGACCACGCTCGGTGTAGCCTGAGTATGGTGCACCTTACTGGCTCCGAAGACTTATCGTAAGACCGGTCTTAGGCTCGGTGAGCCTTGGCTACCAGAAGTGAGGCATTTAGCTGCATATCTCTTCCAGAACGTGATGGACCAAGCAGGCGTTTGAGGAGCAGTAGCTCGAATTTGAGTGGGGTGATCGACGCTCACATCCAGCAGAAGCCCTGGAAAGCAGTAGCAGAATGTTCACAATCGAGATCAGTGGAGAGCTGGACGACTTGGGTTTCGAAGCAAGCTGGGTACCGGGTTTGTTGTTGCAATTGTCTTGAGATTTCGATTTGGTGTGGATGAACATAGGGCTCTGCTTCGGAGATTATACCCCATACTGATCCAACGCAAAGGTAAGGAGGCGCTGCACATCCATGCTGCTGGGAGGAGGTGTGACACGGTCCTGAGGTGATTGGATCAAGGCGCGCCACTGCTCTGTTGCTGGCATCGTTGCCGCTGCCAAAGCGGTCGCTGGGATGTGAGAACCCGTTCCGGCTTTGCCGGACCAACGAGCTGGGTAACGCCATGAATCAGGGTGTGGTGATGGAACACTGCATAGTGTCAATGGTTCAAAGAAGTATGAGGGTGGTCACGAAGTGGCGTAGGAGGAAACTAGAAAAGAGGGGGATGGCACTGCAAGGCTACGTCAGGGTCCGAATCGATAAGCTCAAAGACAGCAATGCATCCAAGGTACAACCTGTTCGTTATGCGACGATCGTTTATTATGCTTGCATCCGTGTAACAACAGCGCACAGTGGCTAGCCCCAGCAGATTGCTTATGCACACTGACTAATGCATCTTCTATGACTATTGAAGGGGGGTCTCCCAACTCTTGACTCTTGGTTTCGGTCCTAATCTCCATGTCCCTCCATTCGAGTCTTTGCTCGTGTGACCTAGGCATCGACCTCCTGACCCTCAAACTTGGGCAGGCGCGCAGCCACGTCTGACCACTGCTCCTTGCCGTTGACGAGGTTAGTAATGGCGGTGGTGATTTCATCGAGACCAGCGCGAACCTGCTCTGTCGAATCACGGTCGCGCAATGTGAACGTGTTGTCCTTGACGGACTGGAAGTCAATCGTAATACCCAGAGGGGTACCGAGCTCATCGTTACGCTGGGTGTTGTCAGCATACCCTGACGATCAGAGTGAGGGATATTAGCGACTTACCGAGTAGCGCTTACCAATAGATGCGCCAGAATCATCGACGCGAGTGGAAACGCCGAACTCTTGCAGCCTGTCGCTCAGTGTTCGTACGAAAGGCTTGAAGTCGCTATGCGAGCTCAACGGCACGATGAGCGCCTTGGTAGGTGCAACAGTAGGAGGGAATGACAGAATACCACGAGCTTCATCTTGCTCACGAGTCCAGTAAACGTGTTCGCAGAGAGCCTGATACTGTTAGCAAAGGAGCCCGCATAAAGGACAGCTCAACCTACGTAGACAATGCGGCCGATACCGAAAGACGGCTCGATGACGTTAGGTGTGTATTCCCTGACGTTCTCCACTCTTGTGCGCTTCTCAATGGTGATGAGCTCCTTGGGCACCTCTACCTTGCCATCACCAACACCGGGGACATCGATGACGATCTTGCCCTCTTTCTCGAGGTCTAGAGACAGCTTCTCGCGCAGGTCTTGTGTAAGAGCCTCAATGGCGTTCTCTACGGTCTTGCCGTCTTTCTTGAACTTGGGACcgaacttcttcttctcaaTGTCGCAAACCCACTCCTCGACCTTGAGGGGCTCCTTTCTGGGCTCACGGACAACCAGAGGTGCACCTGTCTTCTTCATGTGGACAGTCAAATCGTACGCGCTTCGGTCGGCACAGCCGACACACTCAATCCAGCCGTACGAGGTGAGTAGCTCAGCGTCCCAGCAGTCTGCGGCGTAGTGGGCCATCTCGTTCGCCATATGTTGCCTGAAGCGAATCTTCTTGGGGTCGGCACCGATTTTGAGCAGGAACTGCTGAATGCGGGCTAGGAAGTATCCGAGTGTCTCGTTGTCGACCAGACCGGTCTTGACGGCCTCGCCAATCTTGGTTGTCTTGACGTTGGTCTTGCCGGAAAGCTGGACCTCGCGGTCGAGGAGCTCGAGCTCAACATCAGCGACCTCCTCAAATCGAGGGTGCTTCTTGCCACCCTCTGGGTCGACGAAGTGTTCGATTTCGGCCATGAGGAATTCTCGTACGCGCAGCAGACCAGCTCGTGGGGAGATCTCGTTACGGAAGGACTTGCCAATAGAGGCAGAAGCGAAGGGCATTTGCTGCTGGTTGAACTCGAGGAGCTTTGCGAAGTTCAGGAACTGACCCTGGGCGGTCTCAGGGCGCAGGTAACCGGGCATGTTCGAGGAGGGACCAATGGAGGTCTGGAACATGAGGTTGAAGGCGACGGGCGGCTGAAGCTCGCCATTGGTGGCGGGGTTCTTGATGTCGTATTTCTTTATGAGCAGACCCAGCTCCTCGCCGTTGTAGTTGTCGATCTTGGCCAAGACCTCCTCGTACTCGGTGACAAGAGCGTCGTCCATCTTGACGACAGCAACGTTCTtgaccttcttcttcttcttcttggggTCCTCCTCCTCTGCCTCGACCTTTTCGCCACGCGCCTCCTTGTTACCCTTCAATCTGGCCTCCAAGACCTCCTCGACAAGGTGGTCTGCGCGGAAGATCTCGCCGGTCTTGGGGTCTTTGCACATCCAGTCGGCGAACTTGTCGACGTGGCCGGACGTCTTGAGGACTTCGTGGGGCGTAAGCATGGTGGTGTCGACTGCAGCGCGTCAGTGTTGCCCATGCACTGTGGTCTCGTGCGCATTACCCTCCAGCATGTTCTCCTTCAGCACAAAGTGCTTTCGCCATATGTCGACAATGTTGTTGGTGAGAGCGGTGCCGGGCGGGCCATAGTCGTATAGACCAGAGACACCGCCGTAGATGTCGAAGGCGGGTGTGTAGAAGAGTCGTCGCTGCACTGGTCAGTATGACTCTGCGCGGCGCATAGCTCGTAGCACGGAAAGTCGGCGGCGCATACCTTCATGACAGACTCGAGCGAAGCCCGGTCGAAGGGCTTGCCCTTGAACGTCGTCATATCGCTCGGCATGTTGACCTGTTGTTTCCGCTTGGAGACGACAAACTTGAAGTGGATAGGTGTAGCAGCAAAAGTACGGGCGTTGGTGGGATAAACAAGGGAAGGCGGGGTACTAAAAACGGGTCTGCATGAGCGCAGTGAAGAAGATGGAATGTTAGCGCGCAACAGCCGCGACACGCAATGCATACACTTAGGAGCGCCTCGCTGCAAAGAGGAGGCACTTGGTCTAATGAGCGTCTAGTTATAACAAAATACACAAATGAAACCTCAGTCGTGGCTCTCAGACCCCTCCAGCCGCTCTACTATGTACATCGAGGCAGAGCGGCGCGGAGAAACCCTCGCCGACAAAAAAGTTAAAGTTATGCCATACGGGCCGCGATCTGCAACCAGCAGCTTTCTGAGCAAAACACGTCAACTTCGGTTTTCGAGGCTACAAAGGTAATACATGTGTCGCACACACATGAAGTCTGTTCTGACAAAGTTTCACAGGTGCACGACCACCCAACATGGCCTTTTCCAAGTCTCCCACCACAGCGACTGGCTTCAAGCCAAAGAACAAGCTCCGCCGACAAGCCGCCTTCCTCAGCATAAAGAAAGCCCGCGAATCAGAAAAGCGTGACCTGCGACACCGCCGCAGGCGAGAGGAACTCAAGGATGCCTCACTGCGCGAAGAGCGCCTCAAGAACAACGTCCCGCAGACCATCGACAACAAGCGCGTGTGGGATGAGCCCGTGGGAGATGACGAAGATGTTCTGGGTTGGGCGGTCGATGTCGAGCGACtggcgaagaagaggaagctagatgAGGACGCGGCTGcaaaagaggaagaggagggcaCATTAGCCAAGCTCAAGAAGAGAGATCAAGAGCAGGAGGCAGGTTCAGATGAtgacgacgaagaagaggaagacgaggaggAAGACGCAGACTCTATGCTGGATTCTGAGAACGAGGATGGCGACTCGTTCGACTCGGACGATTCGGAAATCATGAAGCCCTCGACAAAGCGCGCCCCATCCCCCGACCCATCCGTCGCAACTACGGCAGCCACAAACATGGAACTCTCCCCCGAGTTCCTCAAGCAGAAATTTCCCCAACTCTTCGACCCACAGCCCGAGCCAAAAATCCTCGTCACGACCTCAATAAACTCGTCCCTTCACAAAGAAGCCGACACCCTGACCTCCTTCTTCCCCAACAG encodes:
- a CDS encoding Glycine--tRNA ligase; translated protein: MPSDMTTFKGKPFDRASLESVMKRRLFYTPAFDIYGGVSGLYDYGPPGTALTNNIVDIWRKHFVLKENMLEVDTTMLTPHEVLKTSGHVDKFADWMCKDPKTGEIFRADHLVEEVLEARLKGNKEARGEKVEAEEEDPKKKKKKVKNVAVVKMDDALVTEYEEVLAKIDNYNGEELGLLIKKYDIKNPATNGELQPPVAFNLMFQTSIGPSSNMPGYLRPETAQGQFLNFAKLLEFNQQQMPFASASIGKSFRNEISPRAGLLRVREFLMAEIEHFVDPEGGKKHPRFEEVADVELELLDREVQLSGKTNVKTTKIGEAVKTGLVDNETLGYFLARIQQFLLKIGADPKKIRFRQHMANEMAHYAADCWDAELLTSYGWIECVGCADRSAYDLTVHMKKTGAPLVVREPRKEPLKVEEWVCDIEKKKFGPKFKKDGKTVENAIEALTQDLREKLSLDLEKEGKIVIDVPGVGDGKVEVPKELITIEKRTRVENVREYTPNVIEPSFGIGRIVYALCEHVYWTREQDEARGILSFPPTVAPTKALIVPLSSHSDFKPFVRTLSDRLQEFGVSTRVDDSGASIGKRYSRNDELGTPLGITIDFQSVKDNTFTLRDRDSTEQVRAGLDEITTAITNLVNGKEQWSDVAARLPKFEGQEVDA
- a CDS encoding Ribosome production factor 1; this encodes MAFSKSPTTATGFKPKNKLRRQAAFLSIKKARESEKRDLRHRRRREELKDASLREERLKNNVPQTIDNKRVWDEPVGDDEDVLGWAVDVERLAKKRKLDEDAAAKEEEEGTLAKLKKRDQEQEAGSDDDDEEEEDEEEDADSMLDSENEDGDSFDSDDSEIMKPSTKRAPSPDPSVATTAATNMELSPEFLKQKFPQLFDPQPEPKILVTTSINSSLHKEADTLTSFFPNSTYIRRTAHAHAHKYSVREIAQFAAARDYTAVVVLMQAEHEKKPDGLDIVHLPNGPHFHFSVTNWIDGKKLPRHANDTGHYPELILNNFKTPLGILTAHLFKGLFPAAPELEGRQVLTLHNQRDYIFVRRHRYVFRDKRETEKPILGNDGKPIKGVEDVKVGMQEIGPRMTLKLRRIDRGIQYKSGQEWQWKGRMEKQRTRFNM